One window of the Magnolia sinica isolate HGM2019 chromosome 19, MsV1, whole genome shotgun sequence genome contains the following:
- the LOC131234900 gene encoding pleiotropic drug resistance protein TUR2-like: MKRNSFVYIFKMVQLIVVALIAMTVFLLTKMSHNDLPDGNIFMSALFFALVTLMFNGLAELSMTIAKLPVFCKQRDLLFYPPWAYALPSWILKIPITFAEVAVWIALTYYVIGFDPNVGRMFKQYLLLVLISQMASTLFQLIASLARDMIIANTFGALAQLVIMLLGGFILA, translated from the exons ATGAAGAGAAACTCCTTTGTTTACATCTTCAAAATGGTCCAA TTGATCGTTGTTGCATTGATCGCAATGACCGTCTTCCTTCTTACTAAGATGTCCCACAACGATCTTCCCGATGGAAACATTTTCATGAGTGCTCTATTTTTTGCACTAGTCACTCTCATGTTTAATGGGTTAGCGGAACTTTCAATGACCATCGCTAAGCTTCCCGTTTTCTGCAAGCAAAGAGACCTCCTCTTCTATCCTCCATGGGCATACGCTCTGCCATCGTGGATTCTCAAGATTCCGATAACGTTTGCAGAAGTTGCTGTATGGATTGCCTTGACTTATTACGTCATTGGCTTCGATCCGAATGTTGGAAG GATGTTTAAACAATATCTGCTACTCGTGTTGATTAGCCAGATGGCATCTACATTGTTCCAGTTGATTGCTTCATTGGCTCGGGACATGATCATTGCCAATACGTTCGGGGCCTTGGCGCAACTCGTAATCATGTTGCTTGGAGGATTCATTCTAGCATGA